The following are encoded together in the Eubacterium sp. 1001713B170207_170306_E7 genome:
- a CDS encoding ribonuclease III domain-containing protein — protein MEESVKQRLHKKYTIAEARALNPLTLAYIGDGVYSEYIRRFLVSGGISNVNHLTKESIKYVRADGQSKMVLALMDSLTDEELDIVRRGRNTRSHVPKHARTIDYRYATGLEALIGYLELTGQEDRLEALMVRGIGLLSE, from the coding sequence ATGGAAGAAAGCGTAAAACAACGTCTGCACAAAAAATACACCATCGCTGAAGCAAGGGCTCTGAATCCACTGACCCTTGCCTACATCGGCGACGGCGTTTATTCCGAATACATCCGCCGGTTCCTGGTATCCGGCGGTATTTCCAACGTCAATCATCTGACAAAGGAATCCATTAAATACGTCAGGGCCGACGGCCAGTCCAAAATGGTGCTGGCCCTCATGGATTCTCTGACAGACGAGGAGCTGGACATTGTAAGGCGCGGCCGCAATACGCGCTCACACGTGCCCAAGCATGCCCGAACCATCGACTACCGTTACGCCACCGGTCTCGAGGCACTGATCGGCTATCTGGAGCTGACCGGCCAGGAGGATCGGCTCGAGGCATTGATGGTGCGCGGCATTGGGCTGCTGTCTGAATAA